The Herbaspirillum sp. RTI4 genome has a segment encoding these proteins:
- the aroC gene encoding chorismate synthase produces MSGNTLGTLFTVTTFGESHGPAIGCVIDGCPPGMLLSESDIQPELDRRRPGTSRHVTQRQEPDTVEILSGVYEGRTTGTPISLLIRNQDQRSKDYGNLLDTFRPGHADYTYWQKYGIRDPRGGGRSSARLTAPAVAAAAVAKKWLFEQYGTTFRGYMSQLGEIVIPFESWEHVAQNPFFAANASLIDQLETYMDDLRKDGDSCGARIDVVAHNVPLGLGEPIYDKLDADIAYALMGINAVKGVEIGAGFRSVAQKGSEHGDELTPQGFLGNNAGGILGGISTGQDITASIAIKPTSSIRTARQSIDKSGQPVAVETFGRHDPCVGIRATPIAEAMLALVLMDHALRHRAQCADVSVSTPRIETPD; encoded by the coding sequence ATGTCCGGCAATACTCTCGGCACGCTCTTTACCGTCACCACCTTTGGCGAATCCCACGGACCCGCAATTGGTTGCGTCATCGATGGCTGCCCGCCCGGCATGCTGCTGTCGGAATCCGATATCCAGCCCGAACTGGACCGGCGTCGTCCCGGCACTTCGCGCCACGTCACGCAGAGGCAGGAGCCGGATACGGTCGAAATCCTGTCCGGCGTCTATGAAGGCCGCACTACCGGCACCCCCATTTCCCTGCTGATCCGTAATCAGGATCAGCGCAGTAAAGATTACGGCAACCTGCTCGACACCTTCCGTCCCGGCCATGCCGATTACACCTACTGGCAAAAATACGGTATCCGCGATCCGCGTGGCGGCGGTCGTTCTTCGGCGCGTCTGACCGCGCCGGCCGTGGCGGCGGCGGCGGTTGCCAAAAAATGGCTGTTCGAGCAGTACGGCACCACCTTCCGGGGCTATATGAGCCAGCTTGGCGAGATCGTCATCCCGTTCGAATCCTGGGAGCATGTCGCGCAAAATCCGTTTTTCGCGGCCAATGCCAGCCTCATCGACCAGCTCGAAACCTATATGGATGACTTGCGCAAAGACGGCGATTCCTGCGGCGCGCGCATCGACGTGGTCGCGCACAATGTGCCGCTGGGACTGGGCGAACCGATTTACGACAAACTTGATGCCGACATCGCCTATGCGCTCATGGGCATCAACGCGGTAAAGGGTGTGGAAATCGGCGCGGGTTTTCGCTCAGTCGCGCAAAAGGGCAGCGAACACGGCGACGAACTCACACCGCAAGGCTTCCTCGGCAATAACGCCGGCGGCATTCTGGGCGGCATTTCCACCGGACAGGACATCACCGCTTCGATAGCGATCAAGCCCACTTCCAGCATCCGCACCGCCCGCCAGTCGATCGACAAGAGCGGCCAGCCGGTCGCCGTGGAAACTTTTGGCCGTCACGACCCCTGCGTCGGCATCCGCGCCACGCCTATCGCCGAAGCGATGCTGGCGCTGGTATTGATGGATCACGCCTTACGCCACCGGGCGCAATGCGCCGATGTCTCGGTGAGTACTCCCAGGATAGAAACGCCGGACTGA
- a CDS encoding CBS domain-containing protein — protein MKVSEILKAKGNILYTVTPDTSIADAVDTMAEKDIGSLVVMEFGELVGMLTFREVLLTLHLNKGSVGSNTVRKHMDDHPITITPDTDINEVRRIMLEKHARYVPVMDAKVLMGVMSFYDVAKAVLDAQGFENKMLKAYIRDWPAGETETA, from the coding sequence ATGAAAGTTTCCGAAATTCTCAAAGCCAAAGGCAACATTCTCTACACCGTTACGCCTGATACCTCCATCGCAGATGCCGTCGATACCATGGCGGAAAAAGATATCGGTTCGCTGGTCGTGATGGAATTCGGCGAGCTGGTCGGCATGCTGACCTTCCGCGAAGTGCTGCTGACCCTGCATTTGAACAAGGGATCGGTCGGCAGCAATACCGTACGCAAGCACATGGACGACCATCCCATTACCATTACCCCCGATACCGATATCAACGAAGTGCGCCGCATCATGCTGGAAAAACACGCGCGCTATGTGCCGGTGATGGATGCCAAAGTGCTGATGGGCGTGATGTCGTTTTACGATGTCGCCAAGGCGGTGCTCGATGCCCAGGGTTTTGAAAACAAGATGCTCAAGGCCTATATCCGTGACTGGCCTGCGGGCGAGACCGAAACTGCCTAG
- a CDS encoding FAD-binding oxidoreductase, translated as MQEFLQACAAAIGAQYVLTSPADMASYLADRRGRFTGAALAVVRPGSAEETAAIVALCHQFRVPLVPQGGNTGLVLGSVPDTSGTAIVLSLMRLNRIRAIDTINHTMTVEAGCILQHIQQAAAEAGLLFPLALAAQGSCTIGGNLATNAGGTGVLRYGNTRELCLGLEIITAQGTLISNLRGLRKDNTGYDLRHLFIGAEGTLGVISAAVLKLFPQPKAQVTALVAVATPEAALQLLGQAQQACDASLTAFELISDYCLQLVERHFPALHSPFQTRYPYLVLLEISDNESTEHANGLLEQVIGAALDQGLAADAAIASSIAQSAALWALREHISDAQAREGKNIKHDISMPISSIPEFMRDTDALLQQHFPGCAMVTFGHLGDGNLHYNVSPSADLPGDALLDSQPQINRIVYDSVDRFGGSISAEHGLGALKREEIRRYKPAAELQLMATIKQALDPLNLMNPGKVL; from the coding sequence ATGCAAGAATTCCTCCAGGCATGTGCGGCAGCCATCGGCGCACAGTATGTACTGACCTCCCCCGCCGACATGGCCTCGTATCTGGCTGACCGACGCGGCCGTTTTACCGGCGCGGCGCTGGCCGTCGTGCGGCCCGGCAGTGCGGAAGAAACGGCCGCCATCGTCGCCCTGTGCCACCAGTTCCGCGTACCACTCGTGCCGCAAGGCGGCAATACCGGTCTGGTACTGGGCAGCGTGCCTGATACCAGCGGCACAGCCATCGTGCTGTCACTCATGCGCCTCAACCGCATCCGCGCCATCGACACCATCAACCACACCATGACAGTGGAAGCCGGCTGCATTCTGCAACATATTCAGCAAGCCGCCGCCGAGGCTGGCCTGCTCTTCCCGCTGGCGCTGGCAGCGCAGGGCAGTTGTACCATAGGCGGCAATCTGGCGACCAATGCCGGCGGCACCGGCGTGCTGCGCTATGGCAACACGCGCGAACTCTGTCTGGGCCTGGAAATCATTACCGCGCAAGGCACGCTCATCAGCAATTTGCGCGGCTTGCGCAAGGACAATACCGGCTACGATCTGCGTCACCTGTTCATCGGTGCCGAAGGTACGCTGGGCGTGATCAGTGCAGCAGTGCTGAAACTGTTTCCGCAACCGAAGGCGCAAGTCACGGCGCTGGTGGCGGTCGCTACACCGGAGGCAGCGTTGCAACTGCTGGGGCAAGCGCAGCAGGCCTGCGATGCCTCACTGACTGCCTTCGAGCTGATTTCCGACTATTGCCTGCAATTGGTCGAGCGCCATTTTCCTGCGCTGCACTCCCCATTCCAGACGCGCTATCCCTACTTGGTCCTGCTGGAAATTTCCGATAACGAATCAACAGAACATGCCAACGGTTTGCTGGAACAGGTGATCGGCGCAGCACTGGATCAGGGACTGGCGGCAGATGCCGCGATTGCCTCTTCCATCGCCCAATCCGCCGCGCTGTGGGCGCTGCGGGAACATATTTCCGACGCGCAGGCGCGCGAAGGAAAAAATATCAAGCACGACATCTCGATGCCGATCTCGTCGATTCCTGAGTTCATGCGCGACACTGATGCGTTGCTGCAACAACATTTCCCGGGCTGCGCCATGGTGACTTTCGGCCATCTGGGCGACGGCAACCTGCATTACAACGTGTCTCCCTCTGCCGACTTGCCCGGCGACGCCCTGCTCGACAGCCAGCCGCAAATCAACCGTATCGTCTATGACAGCGTCGACCGCTTTGGCGGGTCGATTTCCGCCGAACACGGCCTGGGCGCGCTCAAACGCGAGGAAATCCGGCGTTACAAACCGGCAGCCGAACTGCAACTGATGGCCACGATCAAGCAGGCGCTCGATCCATTGAATCTGATGAATCCGGGGAAAGTACTGTAA
- a CDS encoding DUF2069 domain-containing protein, with protein MKRTSADLYYYGAASSLITLILLGVAWELVLSPLRPGGSWLVLKVIFLLLPLRGVLKRDLYTMQWSSMLILLFFAEGIVRATSDRVALSIPLGWTEVALTCIYFFCAVMYLRPYKKVAKEVARQAIQKASR; from the coding sequence ATGAAGCGCACGTCTGCCGACCTTTACTATTACGGCGCGGCATCCAGCCTGATTACGCTGATCCTGCTCGGCGTGGCCTGGGAACTGGTGCTATCGCCCCTGCGTCCGGGCGGCTCCTGGCTGGTGCTCAAAGTGATCTTCTTGCTACTGCCCTTGCGCGGCGTACTCAAACGCGATCTTTATACGATGCAATGGTCGTCCATGCTGATCCTGCTCTTTTTTGCTGAAGGCATCGTCCGCGCCACCAGCGACCGCGTGGCTTTATCGATCCCGCTGGGCTGGACCGAAGTGGCGCTGACCTGCATCTACTTTTTCTGCGCCGTGATGTATCTGCGGCCGTATAAAAAAGTCGCCAAGGAAGTCGCGCGTCAGGCCATCCAGAAGGCGTCGCGCTAG
- the gorA gene encoding glutathione-disulfide reductase — MSTYDYDLLTIGAGSGGVRASRFAAQYGAKVGIVEQQYLGGTCVNVGCIPKKLMAYAAHFHGEVEDARGFGWQVEKAVFDWATLIANKDVEIARLNSVYRRLLDGSGVDILDGHAVIEDAHTVLVGDRRLTSAHILIATGGKPTAAEFPGSEYAISSDEFFHLDALPARSVVYGGGYIAVELASILNGLGSEVTLIYRGAQLLRTMDADLGVFLVEEMRKKGMRVLLDTRIEAIDAGEQDSAGCAVRQVRLSGGASLDADCVLLATGRAPNTYGLGLEAAGVTLKPNGAVIVDDQFQTSVPSIHAIGDVIDRIALTPVALAEGMVVASRLFKKGADSAREMSYDNVPTAVFSDPNIATVGLTEQQARERFDDIRVFKSSFKALRHTLSGRDEKTLMKLLVDAKTDRVLGVHMVGADAGEIVQGFAVALQCGATKAQFDATIGIHPTSAEEFVTMRTPID; from the coding sequence ATGAGTACATACGATTACGATTTATTGACGATAGGCGCGGGTTCCGGTGGCGTACGCGCCAGTCGCTTTGCGGCGCAATACGGTGCAAAAGTCGGTATTGTGGAGCAGCAATATCTGGGCGGTACCTGCGTCAACGTTGGCTGCATTCCCAAAAAACTGATGGCGTACGCGGCGCATTTTCATGGTGAAGTCGAGGATGCGCGCGGCTTCGGCTGGCAGGTAGAGAAGGCCGTTTTCGATTGGGCTACGCTGATTGCCAACAAGGACGTGGAAATCGCCCGGCTCAATAGCGTTTATCGCCGTCTGCTGGACGGGTCGGGGGTGGACATTCTGGATGGTCATGCTGTCATCGAAGATGCGCATACGGTATTGGTCGGTGATCGTCGATTGACCAGTGCGCATATCCTGATTGCCACCGGTGGCAAACCAACGGCTGCGGAATTTCCCGGCAGCGAGTACGCCATTAGTTCCGACGAATTTTTCCATCTTGATGCCTTGCCGGCGCGCAGTGTTGTGTATGGCGGCGGTTATATCGCCGTCGAGCTGGCGTCCATTCTTAACGGACTGGGTAGCGAGGTCACGCTGATTTATCGCGGGGCGCAATTGCTGCGCACGATGGATGCTGACCTGGGTGTTTTTCTGGTCGAGGAAATGCGCAAGAAGGGCATGCGCGTTTTGCTCGATACCCGTATCGAGGCCATCGATGCCGGCGAACAAGACAGCGCCGGATGCGCCGTGCGACAAGTGCGACTGAGCGGCGGCGCGAGCCTCGATGCCGACTGCGTGCTGCTGGCCACGGGCCGTGCGCCGAATACCTATGGACTGGGTCTGGAAGCCGCAGGCGTCACGCTCAAGCCGAATGGCGCGGTCATCGTGGACGATCAGTTCCAGACCAGTGTGCCGTCGATTCATGCCATCGGCGACGTTATCGACCGTATCGCACTGACGCCTGTGGCGCTGGCGGAGGGGATGGTCGTGGCCTCACGCCTGTTCAAAAAGGGCGCGGATAGTGCGCGTGAAATGTCGTATGACAATGTGCCGACAGCGGTCTTCAGCGATCCGAATATCGCTACCGTCGGCCTCACGGAACAGCAGGCCCGGGAACGCTTTGATGATATCCGGGTGTTCAAGTCGAGTTTCAAGGCACTCAGGCACACCCTGAGCGGCCGCGATGAAAAAACACTGATGAAATTGCTGGTTGATGCGAAAACCGACCGTGTTCTTGGCGTCCACATGGTGGGTGCTGACGCCGGAGAAATCGTGCAGGGCTTTGCGGTTGCCTTGCAGTGCGGCGCGACCAAGGCGCAGTTCGACGCCACGATAGGGATTCATCCGACTTCCGCAGAGGAATTCGTCACCATGCGTACGCCTATCGACTGA
- a CDS encoding YihY family inner membrane protein: protein MVLFRLPHLHGLTWPKARLFARFILQRLNEDRLPQVAGSLTFTTILSLVPVLTIALALFTAFPLFGTFRATLEAYFAQSSIPQGMASTILGYLNQFASKSARLSALGGVALIFTTYMTMATIDRIFNQIWRVKQSRPLMRRVLVYWAIITLGPLLIGLSVSVTSHLYAATNGVVASLPLGGAGLYTLVSILLTTAAYTLLYSTVPHQQVEWRDALWGGLLAGICVEGAKRLFAVYVLQFPTYTMIYGAVAALPIFLIWIYMLWLITLMGALLTAILPVIRYERWWHVPRPGSEFVDAMTLLRVLHEARSKGTSALADARTLRRKTRIGYSEIRLLLGKMVAAGWVGTINTEISPDANGGRWNRHAADRMGYWMLLAHPDQLTLADVYRLFVFNAAAHASGDRRLIRQVGVAVEDALGQTLTTYFSGSADASTATAATSSAGYPV from the coding sequence ATGGTGCTTTTCCGCTTACCGCATTTGCATGGACTGACCTGGCCCAAGGCCAGATTGTTTGCGCGCTTCATCCTCCAGCGTTTGAATGAAGACCGCCTGCCGCAAGTGGCGGGCAGCCTGACGTTTACGACCATTCTGTCGCTGGTACCGGTCCTGACAATTGCTTTGGCCTTGTTCACTGCGTTCCCGCTGTTCGGCACGTTCCGCGCCACGCTGGAAGCCTATTTTGCGCAGAGTTCCATCCCGCAGGGCATGGCGTCCACCATTCTTGGTTATCTCAATCAGTTCGCTTCGAAATCGGCGCGGCTGTCGGCGCTGGGCGGCGTGGCGCTGATTTTCACCACGTATATGACGATGGCGACCATCGATCGCATCTTCAACCAGATCTGGCGCGTCAAACAATCGCGGCCGCTGATGCGGCGGGTATTGGTGTACTGGGCCATCATTACACTCGGGCCTTTATTGATAGGCTTGTCGGTATCGGTGACGTCGCACTTGTATGCCGCCACCAACGGGGTGGTGGCGAGTCTGCCTCTGGGCGGTGCTGGTTTATATACGCTGGTGTCGATTTTGCTGACCACCGCCGCGTACACCTTGCTTTACAGTACCGTTCCCCATCAGCAAGTCGAATGGCGCGATGCGCTGTGGGGCGGGCTGCTGGCGGGTATCTGTGTGGAAGGGGCCAAGCGCCTGTTCGCTGTCTACGTTCTCCAGTTTCCGACTTACACCATGATCTACGGAGCGGTTGCCGCGCTGCCGATTTTTCTGATCTGGATTTACATGCTGTGGCTCATTACGCTGATGGGTGCATTGCTGACCGCGATTTTGCCCGTCATCCGTTATGAACGCTGGTGGCATGTGCCGCGTCCTGGCAGTGAATTCGTCGATGCAATGACGCTGCTGCGCGTGCTGCACGAGGCGCGTAGCAAGGGGACCTCGGCGCTGGCCGATGCGCGTACGCTGCGCCGGAAGACGCGCATCGGGTATTCCGAAATCCGCTTGCTACTGGGAAAAATGGTTGCCGCCGGTTGGGTCGGCACCATTAACACTGAGATTAGCCCCGACGCCAATGGCGGGCGCTGGAACCGGCATGCCGCTGATCGCATGGGGTACTGGATGCTACTGGCCCATCCGGATCAACTGACGCTGGCCGATGTATATCGCTTGTTTGTTTTTAATGCGGCCGCTCATGCATCGGGCGACCGGCGACTGATCCGGCAAGTCGGGGTGGCGGTGGAAGATGCCTTGGGGCAAACCCTGACAACGTATTTTTCCGGCTCGGCAGACGCGTCGACGGCGACAGCGGCGACGAGCAGCGCAGGCTATCCGGTGTGA
- the wrbA gene encoding NAD(P)H:quinone oxidoreductase produces the protein MISPSPITILILYYSRHGATRKLAECIAQGVESVAGCDARLRTVPAVSTVTEATAAEVPSDGAPYVEMQDLEQCAGLALGSPTRFGNMAAAMKYFWDGSAAQWVSGTLAGKPACVFTSTGSLHGGQESTLLTMMLPLLHHGMLLLGVPYTEPRLMTTASGGTPYGASHWAGADGKQPFTEDSRTLAIALGRRLAETALKLQEQP, from the coding sequence ATGATAAGTCCTTCTCCCATCACCATATTGATTTTGTATTATTCCCGGCATGGCGCCACGCGCAAACTGGCTGAATGCATCGCCCAGGGCGTGGAAAGCGTCGCCGGCTGCGATGCGCGACTGCGCACGGTACCGGCCGTCTCGACCGTGACCGAAGCGACCGCCGCAGAGGTGCCATCCGATGGCGCCCCTTATGTGGAAATGCAAGACCTCGAACAATGCGCCGGACTGGCGCTCGGTTCGCCGACCCGCTTCGGCAACATGGCCGCCGCCATGAAATATTTCTGGGATGGCAGCGCCGCACAATGGGTATCCGGCACATTGGCCGGCAAACCTGCCTGCGTGTTCACCTCTACCGGCAGTCTGCATGGCGGTCAGGAATCCACGCTACTAACCATGATGCTGCCGCTGCTGCACCATGGCATGCTGCTGCTAGGCGTGCCCTATACCGAACCGCGCCTGATGACTACCGCCAGCGGCGGCACACCCTACGGCGCGAGCCACTGGGCCGGTGCCGACGGCAAGCAGCCGTTCACCGAAGACAGCCGCACATTGGCCATCGCGCTCGGCCGTCGTCTGGCGGAAACCGCCCTCAAACTCCAGGAACAGCCATGA
- a CDS encoding MFS transporter, which produces MTRSAPASPTGESPAPNQFALLSQRRFGPFFWTQFLGALNDNVFKTALLTILTFDALSWTTLDSGFLTNLIPGLFILPFVLFSATAGQLADKFEKSRLTRYIKLLEIAIMALAAYGWMGHHLWLLVAAVAGMGLHSTLFGPVKYAYLPQQLTREELVGGNGVIEMGTFVGILLGEILGAVLVVYPVWGLQMVVVSTIALALLGWLVSLRIPLSPAPAPTLRINWNPLTETMRNFRFSRSNRVVFLALLGNSWFWFYGATMLAQFPVYAKTYLHGDYSVFVLLLAVFSIGIGAGSLLCERLSGGKVEIGLVPFGAIGLSVFGIDLYFSSMAYVNRETVGLLGFVVQHGSWRILADCLLIGLFGGLYIVPLFALIQTRCDPAHLSRTIAGVNIMNSLFMVASALLAMLLLRAGYTIPQIFLITALLNVVVAIYIFSLAQEFLIRFLAWLLIHTFYRVRTVDGWRIPHSGAALLVCNHVSYIDALVIMATSPRPIRFVMDHRIFKIPLLSWVFRTARTIPIAPRSEDPWVTEKAYIDIAQALHEGELVCIFPEGKLTLDGEMNGFKGGVAKILARSPVPVVPLALRGLWGGMWSRHRGNFLERGFRRGPFSQLELAVGAPLAAADATPESLHAQVLALRGDRR; this is translated from the coding sequence ATGACCCGATCCGCTCCAGCGTCGCCCACTGGCGAGTCCCCCGCGCCGAATCAGTTCGCACTTCTGTCGCAACGCCGCTTCGGGCCTTTTTTCTGGACCCAGTTCCTGGGCGCGCTCAATGACAATGTCTTCAAGACCGCGCTGCTGACCATTCTGACTTTCGACGCGCTGAGCTGGACCACGCTCGACAGCGGTTTTCTGACCAACCTGATTCCCGGTTTATTCATCTTGCCCTTCGTCCTGTTTTCCGCGACGGCAGGGCAGTTGGCCGATAAATTTGAAAAATCGCGGCTCACGCGCTACATCAAATTATTGGAAATCGCCATCATGGCGCTGGCTGCCTACGGCTGGATGGGACACCATCTGTGGCTGCTGGTCGCGGCCGTCGCCGGCATGGGATTGCATTCCACGCTATTCGGCCCGGTCAAGTACGCCTACCTGCCGCAGCAACTCACGCGCGAGGAGCTCGTCGGCGGCAACGGCGTCATCGAAATGGGGACCTTCGTCGGTATCCTGCTGGGTGAAATTCTCGGTGCCGTGCTGGTGGTCTATCCGGTCTGGGGCCTGCAAATGGTGGTGGTCAGCACGATTGCTCTGGCGCTGCTGGGCTGGCTGGTCAGCCTGCGCATACCGCTTTCACCGGCACCGGCGCCGACCTTGCGCATCAACTGGAATCCGCTGACGGAAACGATGCGCAATTTCCGCTTTTCGCGCAGCAACCGGGTGGTGTTTCTGGCCCTGCTGGGCAATTCCTGGTTCTGGTTTTACGGCGCGACCATGCTGGCGCAATTTCCGGTCTATGCCAAAACCTATCTGCATGGTGACTACAGCGTATTCGTGCTGCTGCTGGCCGTATTTTCCATCGGCATCGGTGCCGGTTCTCTGCTGTGCGAGCGCTTGTCCGGCGGCAAGGTGGAAATCGGACTGGTGCCGTTCGGCGCGATCGGTCTGTCGGTATTCGGCATCGACCTGTATTTTTCCAGCATGGCCTACGTCAACCGGGAGACGGTCGGTCTGCTCGGTTTCGTCGTCCAGCACGGTAGCTGGCGCATTCTGGCCGATTGTCTGCTGATCGGTCTGTTCGGTGGTCTGTACATCGTGCCGCTGTTCGCGCTGATCCAGACGCGCTGCGACCCGGCGCATCTGTCGCGCACGATTGCCGGCGTCAACATCATGAATTCCCTGTTCATGGTCGCTTCGGCCTTGTTGGCGATGCTGCTGCTGCGCGCCGGTTATACGATTCCGCAGATTTTTCTGATTACCGCACTGCTTAACGTGGTCGTAGCGATTTACATTTTTTCACTGGCGCAGGAATTTCTGATTCGCTTTCTGGCCTGGCTGCTGATTCATACGTTTTACCGGGTGCGCACTGTCGATGGCTGGCGTATTCCCCATTCCGGCGCGGCATTGCTGGTGTGCAATCACGTCAGTTATATCGACGCTCTCGTCATCATGGCAACCAGTCCGCGGCCTATCCGTTTCGTGATGGATCATCGGATATTCAAGATCCCGCTGCTGTCCTGGGTGTTCAGGACGGCGCGCACCATTCCTATCGCCCCCAGGAGCGAAGATCCGTGGGTGACTGAAAAAGCCTATATCGATATTGCGCAGGCTTTGCATGAAGGGGAGCTGGTCTGCATTTTTCCCGAAGGCAAGCTGACCTTGGACGGTGAAATGAATGGCTTCAAGGGCGGGGTAGCCAAGATACTGGCGCGTTCTCCGGTGCCGGTAGTGCCGCTGGCTTTGCGCGGACTATGGGGCGGTATGTGGTCGCGTCACCGCGGAAATTTTCTGGAACGCGGTTTCCGGCGCGGCCCGTTTTCCCAGCTGGAACTGGCCGTCGGCGCACCGCTGGCCGCCGCCGACGCCACGCCGGAGTCGCTGCACGCGCAGGTATTGGCGCTGCGTGGCGACCGCCGCTGA
- a CDS encoding phospholipase A: MTSLLLFLTAHPALAGVSLLQIPKRIDATAPLTLTLLISNDGDEDVLKIPANLVIAVSGDMIPPIQLRLRKEKDAPAEFRLHQGEFRKVSFSGEIPPTLRGVVRIEPVGMDAAPMLASLVRPNPAYGPLPAPAPIDLALLDNAGDKDATIATNSSPSPVGSATTTADMDLSYLRRLSAHDPMYFVGGSNGGRNAKFQLSFKYRLFQPDDPRSRTLLDNLYISYTQFSLWDLHSQSAPFRDTNYHPAVFYDLPDLGVSYGPLTRLSFRAGLEHESNGRDGADSRSMNDAFIQPSITFGKLNDYHLTVQPKLYAYVGPTSDNPDIAQYRGHMDLRILLQQPNGFGLATTLRKGSKSSTGSIETQFTYPMAELIPGTAGYLMASYFSGYGESLLTYNQKQTSQFRIGYALSR; encoded by the coding sequence ATGACCAGTCTTTTACTCTTTCTGACCGCTCACCCTGCGCTGGCTGGCGTGTCGCTGCTGCAAATTCCCAAACGCATCGACGCCACTGCGCCACTGACCCTCACCTTACTGATCAGTAACGATGGCGACGAGGACGTGTTGAAGATTCCTGCTAATTTAGTGATCGCTGTTTCGGGCGATATGATTCCGCCCATTCAGTTGCGCTTGCGTAAAGAAAAGGACGCGCCTGCCGAATTCAGGCTGCACCAAGGGGAATTCCGCAAAGTCAGTTTCAGTGGCGAGATTCCGCCGACGCTGCGCGGTGTGGTGCGCATCGAGCCTGTCGGCATGGACGCCGCGCCCATGTTGGCGTCTCTGGTACGCCCCAATCCAGCTTATGGACCGCTTCCCGCACCGGCACCCATCGACTTAGCGCTGCTGGATAATGCCGGCGATAAAGATGCCACCATCGCGACGAATTCATCCCCCTCCCCGGTCGGTAGCGCCACGACGACGGCCGATATGGACCTGAGTTATCTGCGGCGACTTTCCGCTCACGATCCCATGTATTTTGTCGGCGGCAGCAACGGTGGCCGCAATGCCAAATTCCAATTAAGTTTCAAGTACCGCTTATTTCAGCCAGATGATCCGCGCTCCAGAACACTCTTGGATAATCTTTACATCAGCTACACCCAGTTTTCGCTGTGGGATTTGCACAGCCAATCGGCTCCTTTCCGCGACACCAATTATCATCCCGCTGTGTTTTATGACCTGCCCGACCTCGGCGTTTCGTATGGCCCCCTCACCCGACTCAGTTTTCGCGCCGGGCTGGAACATGAATCGAACGGCCGCGACGGCGCTGATTCACGCAGCATGAATGATGCCTTTATCCAGCCTTCGATCACTTTCGGCAAACTCAACGATTACCACCTGACAGTGCAGCCTAAGCTGTATGCCTATGTCGGCCCCACATCCGACAATCCTGATATCGCCCAGTACCGCGGCCACATGGATTTGCGCATCCTGTTGCAACAACCGAACGGATTCGGTCTTGCCACGACCTTACGCAAGGGAAGTAAAAGCAGTACCGGCAGCATCGAGACCCAATTCACGTATCCCATGGCCGAGCTGATTCCGGGTACCGCTGGCTATCTGATGGCAAGTTATTTTTCTGGCTACGGCGAAAGTCTGCTGACCTATAACCAAAAGCAGACGTCGCAATTTCGCATCGGCTACGCTTTGTCGCGCTGA